In Phalacrocorax aristotelis chromosome 11, bGulAri2.1, whole genome shotgun sequence, the DNA window aggttggaaaagacctcaaggatcatcaagtccagccattCACCCAACACCACAatatctcctaaaccatgccctgaaatgctgtgtctacacgtcttttaaatacccccagggacggtgactcccccacctctctgggcagcctgtgccagggcctgaccgctctttcagtaaagaaattttccctaatctccaatctaaacctcccctgacgcagcttgaggccgcTATATTCTACAGTATTCTACATATTCTACAGTATTAAAAGTGTTTACTTCAGATAACATCAAAGAGCTTCATAAATACCATATTAAAAACGTATGTGCTGTTCATTTATCATCCACTTTTCCAACTAAGAGTCTTAATCCTACATAAATTTGTATTTGTCTTGATATATCACACATTTTGGGCTGGGCTTTGCTCCAGCAAAAGGCAGGCAGTGGTACTTTTCCATGGGTTCACTGGAAAAAGCACAGGAATGTTTCCTTCTGTCCAagatttttgaagtttttctttacACAAGAAACAGCCGGATCTGGTTTCCATCACACTGTACTCAACATTCACTCATGTCTCATCAGACTCAGATTCTTGATCTCCAGGTCTTCCTAGAGATCTTTCCAAGGGTCATGGGTTGCCTCTTTTCTGTGAGGTGTGAGCAAGGTGAACACTCTTGAACAGGATCAAATATCGTataaagccatttttaaaaaggtcctttgcattaatgtttttttttctaagttattaatttttttaaatttcatcaaTAGTTCAGACAGGCAGGCCAGGTCCTGCACCGGACTCTGAGCACCCAGCGCTCTACTTCTAGGTAAAACCTCCTAAAGAACTGGTGTTTTAATCCAGATCCTACAGCCATCCCTTGCAGGGCCAGTCCCATTGAAATAAGTTTCAAACGCACACTAGGataatgcaattttaaaactgCTCCCACAGACGGGATGTTTCCGGACATTCAGAAAATGCCGGCAGATCTGCTGCCCATGAGAGCGTGTCTGTCAAGAGCTGCTCgttgggggtgggagaggggctCAGGCCCGAGTCCCCAGATTTGCAGACGCAGGCACCAACCCTGCAAGTCTTACACAAGTAATTAGGTTGAAAACTGAAAtccaaagcagaagcagctagGAACACGGCAGGAGTTATCTGCTGGCCTCTGCTGCATAAATAATTCAGGGGCTGTTTAAAGATTCAGTGAAAACTCTGCCTTTTTTATTTGTCAGTAGCTCCCACTGACTTGGAGAATTAACGCTCTTTGTAGAGTTGTGAAGTGAAGCCAATGCCCAAATACAGCCTTTGAAGAGTCTGTTTATGCAAATTTATTGACAGATCAACAGTTTTCTGGCGCTGGAGGTGGCTCCTCCATGCTAAGTGGCTGTGCGTGTCCAAGCAGTgctcctggggaaggggctggccGTCCTCGGCAGCGGCTGTACCTCCGAGTAGCATAAATCGGGGAACATCCACCTTTATTATTACACATCTAGTGGCAATGAAGGCTTGTGAGCTTCCATCACGTCTTCTGGAAGAGTTCTGAGATCTCTGTTGCCCATCTGAGATCTCAGGGGATGGCCTAGCCCCCTTACGAAGGGGTCACAGCTGACTTTCCATTCTCCCGATCACTGTCTCCAAAGGGTTCCTCATCTTTCTCTTTTATGGAGAACTTTTTCCTGAAGGCTTGcgtaaagctggaggaagaagtcTTCCTAAAGGTGGTAAGCCTCTTCCGAAAGTTGCCCCCCGAGAAGAAATAGAGAAGTGGGTCAAAGCAGCAGTTGGAAGCTGCCAAGGGGAGCGTTACCACGACAGATTTCTGTAGGTATATGGTGTCATCACAGCTAGCgctcttcagctgcagcatgTGGAGGTGGATCGTACGCAGCACGTGGTACGGGGTGAAGCTGACCAGGAAGGTGGCTGTCACAATGATGATCATCCAGACGGCCTTCCTGCGGTTAGCCTGGTTCTTCTTCAAGGAATTTTTCAGTAAGGTCCTTATGATCATGGTGTAGCAGATAGTTAtgacaataaaaggaaaaatgaaacccACAAATAGGGCAATAAAGTCCAGGATCACCACTACATGTTTCTTCTGATTGTTTTCTGGAGGTTCAAAGCACTTGGTCTTGTTGCCGTGTTGGTATGTCCCATTTCGCAGAAAGGGAGCGCTTGTCAGGGTGACAAAAATCCAGATGCCGATGCAGACAAGTTTAGCCTTCTTCTCCGTTACCAAATTGATGTTCCGGACTGGAAAAACGATGGCTATGCAACGGAAGAAGCTCATGGCAGTCATGAAGAAGATGCTGCAATAGAGGTTGACATACAGCGCGTACGAACTGACCCTGCATAGGAAGTCACTGAAGAACCAGTTCCCTTTGTGGACGTAGTAGATGACACGCAGGGGCAGGGTGCACACGCAGAGGAAGTCGGACACGGCAAGGTTCAGCATGTACACCTGGAAGGCTGTCTTCTGCTGGTACGTTTTTATGAGGACATACAGCACAACGCCGTTACCAACGAAGCCCATAATGCTGATCATGGAGTACAGCGTGGAGTAGACTCGGTTTCTGAAGTCATCGATGGAGTGAAGGCACGTCAGGTTATCGAACGACCCCGTCATGTTGCCTGGCTGAGGCACCAGTTCCGCCTGGTGACAAGTGTCAGGCCTAAGGATGAAACACTCGGGTGAGTTATGTAAAGaagcacatgaaaataaaatgtgattattaaaaaggaggaaaaacctACCATCTCTCTCGTACAGGAGGGGATAGCTAGGATGGGGGTGTGGGTCTGTGCAGATCCGTGCTATTGTAACCATCCACCTTCCTTACCCTGGTACCAACAACTGATGTAAAGGTGAGAGTCACATTCTCAGAAGTCCTCAATACCGGCGCCATCCTTCCACTGAATTACCAAAAAGCTCTAACTCCCCACAAGCTAAGGTAGCTACCCATTAAACCAGTGGAGAGGAATAATGCGGGTGGCAAGAACACTATgccatttaaaaaggaaagaccAGATCTGGTCCCTAGTGACAGTTCAGTCCTGCCTCTCTGCATCGCCTGGCAAATGACTGTCTCCCTGTGCTCCACCTCCACGCCTGCCTGTGCAAGGGCAGGTCACCGCAAGAAGGTTTCCGAAACAGTAAAGGATGTGGTCAAACAAGCCTttctccagtttaaaaaaaaaaaaatcaatttaaaaaacccGAATCCTTTGCACAGAAGGTGGAAGATGACTGTAAGCCAGAGGGTGCTCAGCGCACAGCCAGACATTTGTCAGCTCCCCACATTCTTCATTGCCCTCCTCTCCTCACCGGCAGCACCGTATTTTCAACTTGCTATGCTAATAAATGTGTAAATTAACAGTTTTGGGAAATCTATTGCACGCTGTATCTGATGAGCGGGAGGGATGACTGTAGGGCAGCGGACGCTgcctgggcagagctgctgccgcAGCACCCGACAGATGGAGCGGGAAGCTGCAGGGCGGCTCCTGGCACAGGGGACAAACCTCTTGGTCTGGAGACATCTGCACTATCGAGGTAACTCCCTAGCAAAAGGTTTCTTCTTGGGCTTGCTTTTGCACATTGTTTTGATTTACATTAGCAGGTCTGGGGCTCGCCAGAGCCGCCAGGGTGGGTTTTTGGATCTGCTCAGCCAGTCTTCCGTGACATTTTATCGTTTCCTTTTGGTATTCGTTTGAGTGCAGTGAGGCACGACACCCTTAATTTGGGTTGTCCTAAAGTAGAGGAAAATACACGCTTACATATTTTTCTCATCGATTTTCAATTTCTAATGATTCAGACACAGAATCTCTCTTGCAGTCTGAGACCATGTAAAACCCCGAGGCTCAGAACTGCAGGATACACGCAGACTGAAATAGCAGGACTTGAACAAAAATGGTGAAAGCAACAGCTGAGACAAATGCAACCGAGAACCCACACTATGTACGTGCTCAAAACCAACCTTAAATGATACATATTTTCAACCATATAATAGTCTGGCAGCATTAGAGTAGAAGGATTCCCcctgtctctccctctctggGATATACGGGGAATTCAGAAGCATGCTACGATGCTCAAAGCTTCCAGGTTTCCATCAAGTTTCAGCTATTTGGGAGTTTATGCTCTTAAAACAATCTTTTCATTATCTGCAACGCACAAATTACACTAAAGCTCGGATACCAGCGAGGTGGCACAGGTAGGAGGGGAAGCAAAAGTTGACACAAGGGAggatgttttttccctttggggTATTTGTGGACACACAGGGGCGTGTGAACGACCGACCACAGGACTGCACAGAGGTCTTTGGCCAAGAGGCAGCCACGGCTCAGCACGCCTCTGTCAACAGCCGTACACCAGCACGCTGTACACCATCGCTTACGGTTCACCCTAGCTTGCATAAGTGAAGCTTATCTAGCACCGCTCATTGCGAATAACCTGTTaatctgggagaggcagcaagTTTGCAGCCGCATCCTCTCCCTGCCCCGCAAGTGCCACCCCTTGACAGCCCGGTTCTGGCGGTGGCAAAACCCTGACCTCAGCCCCAGCTTGGGCAAGCCCGGGCTGCTCGTGATGGAAAGCCCAGAGCGGGTCTGAACACTAGCCATCGCCCCTGCCCGCCTCCCGCGGCTCCAGCCGCCCCTCCTCTGTGAGCAGCGGCCAGCAACGCGGAGCTGCTGCCCCCGCGCAGGGGAGACCGAGCCTTGGGTCCCCTGGGAGATGCGGAGAGATCTGCCCTTCAGCCCAGACTGCCGGCATCCTCGCTTGCCCGAGGTCTTCACTTCAGACCGGAGATTCAAGTTATGGAAGGTGCATCACTCCAATAATGTTTGAAAATCTCCACGTAAGGCTAAAATTAAATTCGTGGTGACATTTGTCTGATTTTAACCAATTGCTTGGGAGCAGCAGGTAGTGCAGtattctctggaaaaaaaaagctgcacgATCTCCATTCCCTGTTTTTATCTGTCAAGATAATCTGACACAGGTGATGAAGCTCTTACTACCGTTATGTTGGGTCAATGCCTAGCGAGACAGACCTGCTGAGCAaaaccctgctgtgctgcacgCTGGAAGAACACTTGGAGTTTAGAGGCTTAATTATCTCACGAAAACCCGTATAGATAAAATCTCTGTACTCACCAAGGCATCATAGATCAGCTCTTCctcagacatttaaaaaaaaaaaaaccaaagacaacCAGGATGTTTGAGACTAAGAGGCTGGAATTTTGCACACTGAGGCTTCTCTCACCTGCCTGCACCTCCAGGCAGTCTGGAGCAGCACgaagaaggagcagaaaatGGGAGAAACTAGGTGGCATGGCCAGCGCCGAGGCCAAAACAGAGATGTCTCCCCTAAAAGCAGCAACGGGATGTGACGCTTGGAGAGACTGCAGATGGAGAAACACCCAGGAGCACCGGGGAGCCGGGCAGAGCCAGCCTCTCCCGGCAGCACGCTTTGGGCCAGGTTCCCCGTCTGCCTTTTGAGAGGGCACTAGTGATGCCCAGCTGCAGACGTTactgctgccttcctgccactgcaggcttcccctcccctctgccagcctggTTATCTCCTGGGCAGGGTAGCCAGGAGGTACCAGCAAACTTCCCAGCCCATTACTTGCACCGTAGAGAAACTTCCTTATTTAATCTCCATGCCTATTTGTGCACACCTCTGAAGTGGCATTGAGCTGGATTATGAACTTTTTACTTCCTTCAGGGACTAAATTTCAATCTTTCAGCTGCTATTCTTAGAGACATCAGCAGACAGCAAACAACCATGCGAGATGTTTGTCTAAAAGACAACCGAGTCCTGTCACCCACCATAtttctaaatgtatttaaaatgccttttgccaccaaaaggaaaactgatgCTCGCAATGCTGAGGTGGGCTGCTAGAGTACAAGAGAGCCCCACACCTAGAAAGCTATCTGTAAAGaccaaaaaaccacccccacAAACACCATTTCCTAGCTGAGGCTTTAAGACCAGGTTTGCAACGTGAATTGAAGACAAATATAGCTCCTGCCACTCTTTATTTATACAGTCGCGGCTCACAGAATTGTTTGTTTCCGTGCTGGCGAACTCGGCTCGTTCGGAATGTATACAAGTGAGATGATCCAGCAACGGCCAGATAAGAATAGTAACCCCAGCTAAGCAAAACCCTAAAAACCTGCTGTTCTCCAAGCCTCCCACATCGCAACAAGGTTTAGAGTTGGTCATAAGCAGATGACACTAAGTTTAATTAGACAACCACAACGCGTACTACTGGAGAAGGTGCTGTGGCTTGCTCTGCGCTCGGACAAAAAGCATCCCCCATTCGCAGGGACACGGGCTGGAGTCAGCGGCCGGGGGAAGAGGCGCAGGAGCTGCCTGAGCACAGGAGCTCTCTGCAAGAGGAACAGTTTGGCCTCTGCAAGAGGAACGGAGCGAATAATCGAAGCAAGCGGCAACTAATAACGCGGCTCGTTAGCGGGGTGCCCAGCCCGGCCGCGACCGCCCGGGCACGGCGGCTCCCGGGGCACCGGCGGCAGAGCCCGGCCCGCAGCCACCCCCCGCGGGGGTCCCCCCGCCGGCAGCCCCCGGGGAGCCCCGTCCCGTccctccgctccgctccgctcccccgAGCGAACCCCGGCCGGGACTTACCGGAGCCGAGCCGGACGTCGAGCTCTACCCTGCGCCCTCCCTCCGCCGCCCTTAAACCGCGGCGCGCCCCTCCCCAGCGCCGGGGAGGGGCCGGCCACGCCCCGGCCACGCCCCGGCCACGCCCCGCACCCGTCCCCGGCGGGGTCGCGGCTCTCGGGGTTGGGGGCACCGGCGGCTTTTCGGGTCCCCCcgggtgctgcagagctgccgcCTCCTCTGCGGGGCAACAGGGACGCCCTTTGGCGGATGCCCTTTTAGGGGAACACCCTTTTAGGGGGACACCCTTTTGGGGGGAACACCCTTTTGGAGGGCGCCTCCAACGTGCACCCGCCGCAGCACTCAAGGGAGCCCCACCAGGATAACTCACCGTGAAAGCCCCCCATCCTCAGGTGCACCTCTGGTTCCTGGGACCCCTCCGGCGCTGGTGCCCCCAGGCTGAGCCTCGTCCAGCTCCTTTTCAACGAGCGGGTGTCGTAAGCAGCGAGCCCAGGTGCTCCTGCTGAAGAGCCCCCTGCATCGCCACGGCTTTTACACGGTTGGGTGACCGCTTGGCCGAATTTTgaggcatttttttctgcccCGGCTCCGTTTCGATGAGTGTTTTCGAGCTTCCGCAGACCGCTGTGCTCTCTAGCTGGGCGAGGACAGCCCGGCCGGTTGCGTGGTCCTCCCAGGCGCGACCCAAAGTGGCGAAGCACACAACTGGGAAACAGTGGCAGCTTGAAAGCATTGTGTGTGGGGGTAACAAGTGCAAATGGGGCAACCTCAGCTTCacaccagcagcaggacaggaaGGGGCCCCAGTATAACCCATGGAGTGCTTGGCTGGCTACTGTGCACTGAGAAATTGCACTGGTGGAGGCAGATCTTTTCGCCTCATGGCAAGTTGGCTACTGAAAAATCCCCACCCACGTGCTGACGAGCCTCCAGGCACTTTGCTGCTcacctatttaaaaaatagagatCACCCACAAATGTGCTCTGCACTGACTTCTAGTTGCACTGGACCAAAATATGCAccaaaagagatttttcctgCCCTTGGGGGCAAACTTGGCCCCTACACTGTCCTGGAAGTGGTGGCATCACCCTGCCTTCTACAGAATCAGTGATCCCAAAGGTACAGCCGGGGCCACCTCGACTGTTGACACCCACCAGAGTTGTTCAGGCCATCCCCACAGCGTCgtcagccctgcagcccccataTCTGTGTGGGGGAccaggaggagcagaggtcTCTGCCAGCCCTTCCTCAGAATGTGAGGATTGGGCAGGTGGTGGATGCAGAGACGCTGCAATGGCCAGGAATAGCTCTGACACTCGTCCAGGACCtggaaagattattttcttccgTGTAACCCCAACTGACCTCTGGTAGTAACTCTTTTAGCTTCTCTTGGGAAATAATACTGACTAAATACAGTTTCTCAGAATTAAGGATTAATTTCCAAGGTGGCAGGAATGAAAAACAATATTGTAACCAAGAGATCCTGCAAACACTGCTCTCTGCTCGTGGGACCTACATCTCTCCACGTCCTCCTGCTTCCATGACACCTCTGTGGTGTGGAGGTCACGCGAGGGGACCCCTCCCTGCCTGTCTGTGCCCCTGTGCGAGGGACCCCGAGACTGCTCCTGTTGACGACCTGTCTTCTGCTCAGCAGGACATCCCACGCTGTTATTTAGGAGTGCTCAGTGTAGGAAGGAACCATTTCCGTGACAGGGATGGCTCTGCCCACTCGGGCGCAGGTGGAATCCCACCATGGCATAAGGGGCAGGCATAAGGCAGGCAtgtggggagaggaagaggggttACTTCCAGCCTGCCTCCCACCTGAGCCCCTCGGACCCTGCTGCCCCTGTGCGTGGCTCTTTCCAGAGGGAAGGGCTCGATGCAAGCATCGCCCATGAagtttttccagctgtttgctttcttgtaGGCTGCTTCTACAACCTTCAGTTCTGGCACAACGTTTAGAAAACTCCTACAGATGGTTGGGTCAGCGAAGTCTGGGCTCCAGGGCTTtccaaagcctccttttctcatgAAGAGGGAGTAGATCCCAGGTCAGGTTGGCTGGGTGAGCGCCAGAGCCTTGGCCTGGGGCAGGGACCGGAGGCAGCAAGCAGAGCCCAGAGGGACGCAGGTGCGAAGGGCTGAGCGTGGCCCCGCGCCAGCGCTGGGCTGCGGAGGTGGCATCCAGGCGctgtgctgggagagctgcAAGGGTACAGAGCTGAGCAGCCGCTGCAGGAAGGCTGCTGGAGAGCATGAATTACGTATTTTGCAACCTCAAACCTTGGAAATAAATAGTTTAGAATGACATAAATGCTACCACGTCAATAAACTCATTTCTTTCTAGGAATGAGCTGGAAATAAGATCAACAGCAGACTGGAGTCTGCTCTGGTGGGAGGTAGGTGGTTGATGGTCTCTTTGGAGGCTGTTATGGCAGGTTCTGCCTGGGCTGCACGGTTTTGGTTTTGTAcctgtgtgttttatttaagCGTCACTGCTCTCAGCCACTGCAAGCTGCTATTCACCATGCTTTTATTCTCCCTTCTTTGCTCTTTTACATCGCATAGGGAAAGCAAAGGCTTGGAAAATTGGCTGAATATAATGGCAAAGCCCTTGTCCACCTGGCGCTGGGATTACAGACCCATTACACACCCACCGGGAGGTTTCGCAGTACCGAGCATTTCAGCTGTGCCTGCTTCCTCCAGCTGCGATGCCagatcttcctttcttttttgcttgcaTCTCTTCCACCCTGATGTGTCCCAGAAGGTTCTTCTGCTGTCAGACCAGGCGACTGGCGCTTCGGTTGTGGGCCCTTGAACCTGCGCACACCCAGAACGTGCAGACTTGCATTTCTGACAAAGCCATGGTGCAGCAGAGGTGGAAGTTCCTCTTTTGTGCCACTCTGTGAACAGGGAAGGTGTGTGAGAAGTAAGTGCACCTCATCCACCTGCCTCTCCTGAGAGCCTTCCCTGCCTTCCTCACCTACCTCGCGCACAGAAAAGCCTGCCTGTCTCCCAAGAGCCACTTGGCAGCATATTAGGAATGGTCAAATTGTGGGATAGTTCAGGCCGAAGGGGACCTCAGGAGATGtctagtccagccccctgctcaaACCAGGTCaggccaggttgctcagggctttatctcACCTGGTCTTGAAGACTTCCGAGGATGGAGGTCCAAGAGCCTCCAAGACTGGGCAACCCATTGCACGGCCTGCAATCTTCTGCGCTGTGAAGCCAGTTCCGTAGTTTGCTTTTGTTGTGGTGTACATTTTGGTATTACTCCATTCTGccattccttctgctttttttggtaCCATTTTTGctattccttctgctttttgctattcagtttttttattccttctcctttctcttgctgttccttttcttttctgccctTTGCTCGCAAGAACAGGAAGATTTCTTGTTGCAAGGTCAGACTGAGGTTGGTGTGGGATtgtggaggctgctgctgctccagatgtgctggcagaggagccaggGTTTGAGGTGGGAAGGGTTTGCTTACCCCACTCCTAAGACAAGGTCAAACCTCAGCTCTGATACAATGAGGCCACGAAGACACGTGAACCTGGCAGTGCTGcggggcagcgaggtgaccctgagccagcaccgggccctcagggccaagggggccagcggtgtcctggggtgcatgaaaaggagtgtggccagcagggcgagggaggttctcctccccctctgctctgccccagtgacgccacacctgcagggctgcggccagttctgggccccccagtgcaagaagggcagggaactgctggagcaaggccagcgcagagctgccaaggtggtcaggggctggagcatctccctggtgaggaaaggctgagagacctgggcttgttcagcctggagaagagaaggctgaggggggatctcatcagtgcttataaatatctgaagagcgggtgtcagggggatggggccgggctcttttcagcggtgcccaacgccaggccaaggggccacgggcacaagctggaacatgggaagttccacctgaacatgaggagaaaccccttccctgtgcgggtgccagagcaggggcccaggcagcccagagaggctgtggggtcccttccctggagacattcacaccccgcctggacgcggccctgtgccccccgctctgggggtgcctgctcaagcaggggtgggacggggtgatctccagaggtccctcccagcccccaccagtctgtgattctgtgattcaaaagGGGATAGGCATGATAACTAGTGCAGGACTGGGGTACTCGCTGAATATACCTGCACTGTGAGGAGCTGGATGAAACCTCTTGTCCTCCAGGATGGGTAGCTGGAGGGTGGCCGGCCCTGACACCTCCACACACCATGGGGACCTCTGCACTCAAGGGAAAGCATGAATCCATGGCACGCAGACCC includes these proteins:
- the CYSLTR1 gene encoding cysteinyl leukotriene receptor 1; translated protein: MTGSFDNLTCLHSIDDFRNRVYSTLYSMISIMGFVGNGVVLYVLIKTYQQKTAFQVYMLNLAVSDFLCVCTLPLRVIYYVHKGNWFFSDFLCRVSSYALYVNLYCSIFFMTAMSFFRCIAIVFPVRNINLVTEKKAKLVCIGIWIFVTLTSAPFLRNGTYQHGNKTKCFEPPENNQKKHVVVILDFIALFVGFIFPFIVITICYTMIIRTLLKNSLKKNQANRRKAVWMIIIVTATFLVSFTPYHVLRTIHLHMLQLKSASCDDTIYLQKSVVVTLPLAASNCCFDPLLYFFSGGNFRKRLTTFRKTSSSSFTQAFRKKFSIKEKDEEPFGDSDRENGKSAVTPS